A region from the Paraurantiacibacter namhicola genome encodes:
- the tpiA gene encoding triose-phosphate isomerase, whose protein sequence is MSERKYIVGNWKMHGTRAMLAEARAIDRSAERLIKVEVAIAPPFTLVHACRKEATLIGIGGQDCHHVEDGAHTGDVSAAMLKDAGAGFVILGHSERRANHGETNADVKAKADAAIAAGLNIIVCVGETEAERDAGKAEAVIAKMLAGSLPSGGEALTEKVTVAYEPVWAIGSGRTPTPEEIVAMHTSIRKQLVKAYGEEGASIRILYGGSVNAENTRELLADDIVGGALVGGASLSAESFLGIIIAAGDLGEE, encoded by the coding sequence ATGTCTGAACGCAAATATATCGTTGGCAATTGGAAAATGCATGGCACCCGCGCCATGCTGGCGGAGGCGCGTGCAATCGACCGCTCGGCCGAACGGCTGATCAAGGTGGAGGTGGCCATCGCGCCGCCTTTCACGCTGGTCCACGCCTGCCGCAAGGAAGCCACGCTGATCGGCATTGGCGGCCAGGATTGCCACCATGTGGAAGACGGCGCGCATACGGGCGATGTCTCTGCAGCAATGCTGAAGGACGCTGGCGCCGGCTTCGTGATCCTTGGTCACAGCGAGCGCCGCGCCAATCACGGCGAGACGAATGCGGACGTGAAGGCGAAGGCCGATGCCGCCATCGCCGCCGGGCTCAACATCATCGTCTGCGTGGGCGAGACCGAGGCGGAGCGTGACGCCGGCAAGGCTGAAGCCGTCATCGCGAAGATGCTGGCCGGTTCGCTGCCGTCGGGCGGGGAAGCGCTGACCGAGAAGGTCACCGTGGCTTACGAGCCGGTCTGGGCCATCGGCAGCGGCCGCACGCCTACGCCGGAAGAAATTGTCGCCATGCACACTTCCATTCGGAAGCAGCTGGTGAAGGCTTATGGCGAGGAAGGCGCGAGCATCCGCATCCTGTATGGCGGCTCCGTCAATGCGGAAAATACGCGCGAATTGCTGGCCGACGATATCGTGGGCGGCGCGCTGGTCGGCGGGGCGAGCCTTTCGGCCGAAAGCTTCCTTGGCATCATCATCGCCGCCGGCGACCTGGGCGAAGAGTAA
- a CDS encoding Hsp20 family protein — MNRTDFTPFRRNTVGFDRLFDLMENQVRQNSGDNYPPFNIERRNEDAYRITLALAGFRKQDIDITAQQNLLVVEGKKRDETVEGDMLHVGIANRGFERRFNLADYVRVEAAELADGLLVIDLKREVPDAMKPKKIAIGGNTLEVVHDKDEEAKDKDADAA, encoded by the coding sequence ATGAACCGTACAGATTTCACCCCGTTCCGCCGCAACACCGTGGGCTTCGACCGCTTGTTCGACCTGATGGAAAACCAGGTCCGCCAGAACAGCGGCGACAATTACCCGCCCTTCAACATCGAACGGCGCAACGAAGATGCCTATCGCATCACGCTGGCACTGGCCGGCTTCCGCAAGCAGGATATCGACATCACCGCGCAGCAGAACCTGCTGGTGGTCGAAGGCAAGAAGCGCGACGAGACCGTGGAAGGCGACATGCTGCATGTCGGCATCGCCAATCGCGGGTTCGAACGCCGCTTCAACCTGGCCGATTATGTCCGCGTGGAAGCAGCCGAGCTGGCCGATGGCCTGCTGGTCATCGACCTGAAGCGCGAAGTGCCCGATGCGATGAAGCCCAAGAAGATCGCCATCGGCGGCAACACGCTGGAAGTCGTCCACGACAAGGACGAAGAGGCGAAGGACAAGGACGCCGACGCGGCCTGA
- the pip gene encoding prolyl aminopeptidase, whose product MTLTYERTLYPEIEPYESGMLDVGEGHSLYYERVGTPGAKPAVFLHGGPGGGMSPDHRRQWSPDKYDVLLFDQRGCGKSLPFAEIEHNDTWRIVADMERLRAMCGFDKWQVFGGSWGATLALAYAQEHPQRVSELVLRGVFLARAKEKAWLYSHGASQIMAEQWASFTGLIPETERGDLVKAYHARLTSDDEQTRLAAAKEWSMWEGCVATLLPNDALMDSFADPSKAVPFARICARFFMEGFFMEEAQLLKNAGRLKGIPGIIVQGRHDICTPPASAWELAQLWPEGELRIVHDAGHSAGEPGIIDGLVRATDELADAR is encoded by the coding sequence ATGACGCTCACTTACGAACGCACGCTCTATCCGGAAATCGAGCCGTACGAGAGCGGCATGCTGGATGTCGGCGAAGGCCACTCGCTCTATTACGAGCGCGTCGGCACGCCGGGCGCAAAGCCTGCGGTCTTCCTCCATGGCGGCCCGGGCGGCGGAATGAGCCCCGACCATCGCCGCCAGTGGAGCCCGGACAAATACGACGTGCTGCTGTTCGACCAGCGCGGCTGCGGCAAATCGCTCCCCTTCGCTGAGATCGAGCACAACGACACCTGGCGCATCGTGGCCGACATGGAGCGCCTGCGCGCAATGTGCGGCTTCGACAAATGGCAGGTCTTCGGCGGCAGCTGGGGCGCGACGCTCGCCCTCGCCTATGCGCAGGAACATCCGCAGCGCGTGTCCGAACTGGTGCTGCGCGGCGTTTTCCTGGCCCGCGCGAAGGAGAAGGCCTGGCTTTACAGCCACGGCGCCAGCCAGATCATGGCCGAGCAATGGGCCAGCTTCACCGGCCTGATCCCGGAAACTGAGCGCGGCGACCTGGTTAAGGCCTATCACGCCCGCCTGACCAGCGATGACGAACAGACGCGCCTCGCCGCGGCGAAGGAATGGTCGATGTGGGAAGGCTGCGTTGCCACCCTACTGCCGAACGACGCGCTGATGGACAGCTTCGCCGACCCGTCCAAGGCCGTCCCCTTCGCCCGCATCTGCGCGCGCTTCTTCATGGAGGGCTTTTTCATGGAAGAAGCCCAGCTGCTGAAGAATGCAGGCCGCCTGAAGGGCATCCCCGGCATCATCGTGCAGGGCCGCCACGACATCTGCACCCCGCCCGCCAGCGCATGGGAACTCGCCCAGCTATGGCCGGAAGGGGAGTTGCGGATCGTCCACGATGCCGGCCACAGCGCAGGCGAACCGGGCATTATCGACGGGCTTGTCCGCGCGACGGACGAATTGGCGGACGCAAGGTGA
- a CDS encoding carbon-nitrogen hydrolase family protein — MPKIAVLQMTSGIDPEANFFAIEGAAEEAAAAGAQMLFTPEMSILLDRDRKRAAEWIDPRMAGEIAEKLTNTAMETGVDIALGSMAVPAAGGKWANRSCYFRSDGDGAVAPVIYDKMHMFDVDLASGESWRESNAYAAGEVAVTVPATPLGTLGLAICYDLRFPALFEELGRRRCDAIAVPAAFTLPTGRAHWHVMLRARAIEASAFVIAAAQVGTHEDRRETYGHSLVVDPWGEVLLDMGGEGPGLAFCDIDLVRIEDVRRQLPSLANKRDVPRSPAP, encoded by the coding sequence ATGCCGAAAATCGCCGTCCTGCAGATGACCAGCGGGATTGATCCCGAGGCCAATTTCTTCGCCATCGAAGGCGCGGCGGAAGAAGCTGCGGCTGCCGGGGCGCAGATGCTTTTCACGCCGGAAATGTCGATCCTGCTGGACCGTGATCGCAAGCGGGCGGCCGAGTGGATCGACCCCCGCATGGCGGGCGAGATTGCCGAGAAGCTGACCAATACGGCCATGGAAACCGGCGTCGATATCGCGCTTGGTTCGATGGCGGTTCCGGCTGCGGGTGGGAAATGGGCCAACCGGTCCTGCTACTTCCGCAGCGATGGCGACGGGGCGGTCGCGCCTGTCATCTATGACAAGATGCACATGTTCGACGTGGATCTTGCGAGCGGCGAGAGCTGGCGCGAATCCAATGCCTATGCCGCAGGGGAGGTGGCCGTGACGGTTCCTGCCACGCCACTTGGCACGCTGGGCCTGGCCATCTGTTATGATCTGCGCTTTCCCGCGCTGTTCGAGGAGCTGGGTCGTCGGCGATGCGATGCCATCGCCGTGCCCGCCGCCTTCACCCTGCCCACGGGCCGCGCGCACTGGCATGTCATGCTGCGCGCCCGCGCGATCGAGGCAAGCGCCTTCGTCATTGCCGCGGCGCAGGTTGGCACGCATGAGGATCGGCGCGAAACATACGGGCATTCGCTGGTCGTCGATCCGTGGGGCGAGGTGCTGCTGGACATGGGCGGGGAAGGGCCGGGCCTTGCCTTCTGCGATATTGACCTTGTCCGCATCGAGGACGTCCGCCGCCAATTGCCAAGCCTTGCCAACAAGCGCGACGTGCCTAGATCGCCCGCACCATGA
- a CDS encoding phosphodiester glycosidase family protein, producing MSRVKMRLATCLIPLALLACGEAEEPLSQTDVAPAASEPSACKPVVFEETPLTHCIAAPAKHAIAMDLGPDDGAPYRSLAGLAANRAPDAPAVAFAMNGGMYDEAGEPIGYYVEGGERLHELNRADGPGNFHLKPNGVFFGTGDTWRVLTSAKFYDTVSDRPEFGTQSGPMLVIDGELHPDFSEDGESKKTRNGVGVDAAGRAHFVISEAPVSFGKFARYFRDVAETPNALFLDGSVSQLWNAARGRMDNGPSLGPIIVVEIKE from the coding sequence ATGAGCCGGGTGAAGATGCGTCTGGCGACCTGCCTGATACCCCTCGCCCTGCTCGCCTGCGGGGAAGCGGAAGAGCCGCTCTCGCAAACCGATGTCGCGCCGGCCGCATCCGAACCCAGCGCCTGCAAGCCGGTCGTGTTCGAGGAGACGCCCCTCACCCATTGCATCGCCGCGCCCGCGAAGCACGCCATCGCCATGGATCTCGGCCCCGATGACGGCGCGCCTTACCGCTCGCTGGCAGGTCTCGCCGCCAACCGCGCACCCGATGCCCCCGCAGTCGCCTTCGCCATGAATGGCGGCATGTATGACGAGGCGGGCGAGCCCATCGGATACTACGTCGAAGGCGGAGAGCGGCTGCACGAACTCAACCGCGCGGACGGCCCGGGCAATTTCCACCTGAAACCCAATGGCGTTTTCTTCGGTACGGGCGACACATGGCGCGTGCTGACCAGCGCGAAATTCTATGACACGGTGTCCGACCGCCCGGAATTCGGCACGCAGAGCGGACCGATGCTCGTCATCGATGGCGAGCTGCACCCCGATTTCTCCGAGGATGGCGAATCCAAGAAGACCCGCAACGGCGTTGGCGTGGACGCGGCCGGCCGCGCGCATTTCGTCATCAGCGAGGCGCCTGTCAGCTTCGGTAAGTTTGCCCGCTATTTCCGCGATGTGGCGGAAACGCCCAATGCGCTGTTCCTCGATGGCAGCGTCTCGCAGCTATGGAATGCGGCGCGCGGGCGGATGGATAACGGCCCTTCGCTCGGGCCGATCATCGTGGTGGAGATCAAGGAATGA
- a CDS encoding DUF2809 domain-containing protein, with protein sequence MRFHRGYALAAGLLFAIEAYIALYVRDAFVRPVLGDVLAVMLVYCGFLAVFSARRITAAIVALLVAFAIEAMQYLRVLDLLGLQDNRIAQIVLGTTFSWGDMLAYVIGAGLALGIDTILHRHRS encoded by the coding sequence GTGAGATTTCATCGCGGCTACGCGCTTGCCGCAGGTCTCTTGTTCGCCATCGAGGCTTACATCGCGCTTTACGTGAGGGATGCTTTCGTACGGCCCGTACTGGGCGATGTCCTCGCAGTGATGCTGGTCTATTGCGGGTTTCTGGCTGTGTTTTCGGCACGCCGGATCACAGCGGCGATCGTGGCGCTGCTGGTAGCTTTTGCGATCGAGGCCATGCAATATCTACGCGTACTGGACCTGCTGGGTTTGCAGGATAATCGCATCGCGCAAATCGTCCTTGGCACTACGTTTTCGTGGGGAGACATGCTGGCTTACGTCATCGGCGCGGGGCTGGCGCTCGGCATCGATACCATCCTGCATCGTCACCGGTCTTGA
- the trpE gene encoding anthranilate synthase component I, giving the protein MAGDMKAGGPNNADAARGQLAEGRPALVWRKVVADTVSPVGAALRLIEPGRGDFLLESVEGGAIRGRYSLLGLDPDLVFRAEGATAEVNRNWRHDRGEFQPERGDALTALRALAESCRIDVPPELPEALACLVGYFGYETIGLVETLPRAPASELALPDMLFVRPTLLLVFDNLSDELFAVAPVWPNGDAERLLDDAAERIDEALRALSAPMPAAPAQAKLPDMDFTPVMPEADYAAMVGRAKEYITAGDIFQVVLAQRFTCPFPLPPLELYRALRRVNPSPFLYFLDLPGFAVVGSSPEILVRVRDGEVTIRPIAGTRPRGRTDAEDAANERDLLADPKECAEHLMLLDLGRNDVGRVAREGSVDVTASFTIERYSHVMHIVSNVTGALAEGKDALDALFAGFPAGTVSGAPKVRACQIIAELEPETRGAYAGGVGYFAPDGSVDSCIVLRTAVVKDEVMHVQAGAGIVADSVPESEAAECRHKAGALIAAAREAARVAQEPGFGQ; this is encoded by the coding sequence ATGGCGGGCGACATGAAGGCTGGCGGCCCGAACAATGCCGATGCGGCGCGCGGGCAGCTGGCTGAAGGCCGACCGGCGCTCGTCTGGCGCAAGGTGGTGGCGGATACCGTCTCGCCCGTGGGCGCCGCCCTTCGCCTGATCGAACCGGGGCGCGGGGACTTCCTGCTTGAATCGGTCGAGGGCGGCGCAATCCGCGGGCGCTATTCCCTGCTGGGGCTGGATCCGGACCTGGTGTTCCGGGCCGAAGGCGCGACGGCGGAGGTCAACCGCAACTGGCGCCATGATCGCGGTGAATTCCAGCCCGAGCGCGGCGATGCGTTGACCGCCCTGCGCGCGCTGGCTGAAAGCTGCCGGATCGACGTGCCGCCAGAATTGCCTGAGGCGCTCGCCTGCCTGGTCGGATATTTCGGGTATGAGACCATCGGTCTGGTCGAAACCCTGCCGCGCGCGCCTGCCAGCGAGCTGGCGCTGCCGGACATGCTGTTCGTGCGCCCCACCCTGCTGCTGGTGTTCGACAATCTGTCGGACGAGCTGTTTGCCGTCGCGCCCGTGTGGCCAAATGGCGATGCCGAGCGCCTGCTGGACGACGCGGCGGAGCGCATCGACGAGGCGCTGCGCGCCCTGTCCGCCCCCATGCCCGCCGCGCCCGCGCAGGCCAAATTGCCGGACATGGACTTCACCCCGGTGATGCCGGAGGCGGACTATGCCGCCATGGTGGGCCGCGCGAAGGAATACATCACCGCAGGCGACATCTTCCAGGTCGTGCTGGCGCAGCGCTTCACCTGCCCCTTCCCGCTGCCTCCGCTGGAGCTTTACCGCGCCCTGCGCCGCGTGAACCCCTCGCCCTTCCTCTATTTCCTGGACCTGCCGGGCTTTGCCGTGGTCGGCTCCAGCCCCGAAATCCTCGTGCGCGTGCGCGATGGCGAAGTTACCATCCGTCCCATCGCCGGAACGCGCCCGCGCGGCCGGACCGATGCGGAGGATGCGGCGAACGAGCGCGACCTGCTGGCTGACCCCAAGGAATGCGCCGAGCACCTGATGCTGCTCGACCTGGGCCGCAACGATGTGGGCCGCGTGGCGCGCGAAGGCAGCGTGGATGTGACCGCCAGCTTCACCATCGAACGCTACAGCCACGTCATGCATATCGTCAGCAACGTCACCGGCGCCCTGGCGGAGGGCAAGGACGCGCTCGACGCACTGTTCGCAGGCTTCCCGGCCGGCACGGTCAGCGGCGCGCCCAAGGTCCGCGCCTGCCAGATCATCGCGGAGCTGGAGCCGGAAACGCGCGGTGCCTATGCCGGCGGCGTTGGCTATTTCGCGCCTGATGGTTCGGTCGACAGCTGCATCGTCCTGCGCACCGCCGTGGTGAAGGATGAAGTGATGCATGTGCAGGCAGGCGCAGGCATCGTCGCGGACTCCGTGCCGGAAAGCGAGGCTGCCGAATGCCGCCACAAGGCCGGCGCCCTGATCGCCGCCGCGCGCGAGGCGGCCCGCGTGGCGCAGGAGCCGGGGTTCGGCCAATGA
- a CDS encoding peptidylprolyl isomerase, translated as MLKFFRDFFKSKFGVPFTLAFLVLIGIAFASSDVANNSTFGGIAGGDRVATVGDSKIDTSDLRAAISSAYDQARQSDPTLTMETFLASGGMDRVVDNVVRRASIAEFGREYGFRVSNRLVDSELLQIGAFRGADGNFDQQTYEGALRSANLTDSIFRNDLTQGLFVRQILLPAAYGATMPRSMASRYATLLKERRSGAIASLSSEAFAPAGDPSDKVLGAYYQENRNNYVRPERRTIRYVTFGEDAVRDLPAPTDAQIAARYERDKAQYAATENRTFTQLVVPTQALANEIAQQARSGTSLAAIAQARGLATTQFGPVTRQEAAGQSSAAVATAAFSADRGAIAAPARGPLGFYVLRVDNIDRRAGRTLAQVRGDIAQQLATEQRRAAFLNLAGEVEDEIDGGASLAELSQTLDLDIVTLEPATANGRIYGKDTTVPEFFGRVLPVVFEVDEGDPQLAEAEPGKTIMVFEVSEITPSAIAPLSEIRRNVIADWKRSEGSRLAREAADRVVKRVEDGQTLAQAVAAETASIPVQNTSLDRQALSQMQDVPGRVALFFSMAEGSVKKLEAQNSGGWYVITVTDIAVPDLTDGDAQMVDQVTVELSQAVEGEYTDQLVAAIEKDIGAERNQAAIDAVGTSLTGNSQQ; from the coding sequence ATGCTCAAATTCTTCCGCGATTTCTTCAAGTCGAAGTTCGGTGTTCCCTTCACGCTGGCCTTCCTGGTCCTGATCGGGATTGCCTTTGCCAGTTCGGACGTGGCGAACAATTCGACCTTTGGCGGCATCGCCGGCGGGGACCGGGTGGCGACCGTGGGCGACAGCAAGATCGACACCTCCGACCTAAGGGCCGCAATCTCCAGCGCTTACGACCAGGCACGCCAGTCCGATCCGACGCTGACGATGGAGACATTCCTGGCATCGGGCGGCATGGACCGGGTGGTGGACAATGTGGTGCGCCGCGCCTCCATTGCCGAATTCGGCCGCGAATACGGCTTCCGCGTCAGCAACCGCCTGGTTGATAGCGAGCTGCTGCAGATCGGCGCATTCCGCGGGGCCGACGGCAATTTCGACCAGCAGACCTATGAAGGGGCGCTGCGCAGCGCGAACCTGACCGATTCCATTTTCCGCAACGACCTGACGCAGGGCCTGTTCGTGCGCCAGATCCTGCTGCCCGCAGCTTATGGCGCCACCATGCCGCGCAGCATGGCAAGCCGATATGCCACCCTGCTGAAGGAACGCCGCAGCGGCGCCATCGCATCGCTATCCAGCGAAGCCTTCGCCCCGGCGGGTGACCCGTCCGACAAGGTGCTGGGCGCGTACTACCAAGAAAACCGCAACAATTACGTCCGGCCCGAACGCCGCACGATCCGTTACGTCACCTTTGGCGAGGATGCCGTGCGCGACCTGCCCGCACCCACCGATGCGCAGATTGCCGCCCGGTACGAGCGGGACAAGGCGCAATATGCCGCGACGGAGAACCGCACCTTCACGCAGTTGGTCGTCCCCACCCAGGCATTGGCGAATGAGATCGCCCAGCAGGCGCGCAGCGGCACGTCGCTGGCTGCCATCGCGCAGGCACGCGGGCTGGCCACCACGCAGTTCGGCCCGGTGACGCGCCAGGAGGCCGCTGGCCAGTCCTCCGCAGCTGTCGCCACCGCCGCCTTTTCCGCTGATCGCGGTGCCATCGCCGCACCGGCCCGCGGTCCGCTGGGCTTCTATGTGCTGCGAGTGGACAATATCGACCGTCGCGCTGGCCGCACGCTGGCGCAGGTGCGCGGCGATATCGCGCAGCAGCTCGCCACCGAGCAGCGCCGCGCAGCCTTCCTGAACCTGGCAGGCGAGGTCGAGGACGAAATCGATGGCGGCGCCAGCCTGGCCGAACTGTCCCAGACGCTGGATCTCGACATCGTCACGCTGGAACCTGCGACCGCCAATGGCCGCATCTATGGCAAGGACACGACCGTGCCGGAATTCTTCGGCCGCGTCCTGCCGGTGGTCTTTGAAGTGGACGAAGGCGATCCGCAGCTCGCCGAGGCTGAGCCGGGCAAGACGATCATGGTCTTCGAAGTCAGCGAAATCACGCCTTCTGCCATTGCTCCACTCTCCGAAATTCGCCGCAATGTGATTGCCGACTGGAAACGGTCCGAAGGCAGCCGCCTTGCCCGCGAGGCAGCGGACCGCGTGGTGAAGCGCGTCGAAGACGGGCAAACGCTGGCGCAGGCCGTTGCGGCTGAAACCGCCAGCATTCCCGTGCAGAACACCTCGCTGGACCGGCAGGCGCTCAGCCAGATGCAGGACGTGCCGGGCCGCGTCGCGCTGTTCTTCAGCATGGCGGAAGGCTCGGTGAAAAAGCTGGAAGCGCAGAACAGCGGCGGCTGGTACGTCATCACCGTGACCGACATCGCCGTGCCGGACCTGACGGACGGCGACGCGCAGATGGTCGACCAGGTGACTGTGGAACTGTCGCAGGCCGTGGAAGGCGAATATACGGACCAGCTGGTTGCCGCGATCGAAAAGGATATCGGCGCGGAACGCAACCAGGCGGCCATCGATGCGGTTGGCACATCGCTGACCGGCAACAGCCAGCAATAG
- the grxC gene encoding glutaredoxin 3: protein MSEPKVEIYTKGMCGFCHRAKRLLDEKGVDYTEYDITFGGDDQKALKERLPSYRTVPQIFIDDEPIGGSDELAALEREGRLDAKLGL from the coding sequence TTGAGCGAACCCAAAGTCGAGATTTACACCAAGGGGATGTGCGGGTTCTGCCACCGTGCCAAGCGGCTGCTGGATGAAAAGGGCGTCGATTACACCGAATACGACATCACCTTTGGCGGCGATGACCAGAAGGCGTTGAAAGAGCGCCTGCCGAGCTATCGCACCGTCCCGCAGATCTTCATCGACGACGAGCCCATCGGCGGCAGCGACGAACTCGCTGCGCTGGAGCGCGAAGGCAGGCTGGACGCCAAGTTGGGCCTGTAA
- the secG gene encoding preprotein translocase subunit SecG, whose product MFLFLTVLQGLIAAALVGTILMQRSEGGGLGIGGGGSPGGMLSARGAADFLSRATKWLAVTFVALSIVMASIAVNQNSARTIDDTLDRSVVPANTQQAPDLIPGDPGLDGEAPVDPAPAADPNDPLAGV is encoded by the coding sequence CTGTTCCTGTTCCTCACCGTCCTCCAGGGCCTGATCGCCGCCGCGCTGGTCGGCACGATCCTGATGCAGCGCTCCGAAGGGGGCGGGCTGGGCATCGGTGGCGGCGGCAGCCCCGGCGGCATGCTGAGCGCACGCGGCGCAGCGGACTTCCTGAGCCGCGCGACCAAGTGGCTGGCCGTGACCTTCGTGGCGCTGTCCATCGTGATGGCCTCCATCGCCGTGAACCAGAATTCGGCCCGTACGATCGACGATACGCTCGATCGCTCGGTCGTCCCGGCGAACACGCAACAGGCGCCTGACCTGATCCCGGGCGATCCCGGCCTCGACGGCGAAGCACCTGTCGATCCCGCGCCGGCAGCCGATCCGAACGATCCCCTCGCCGGGGTCTGA
- a CDS encoding CTP synthase has translation MARFIFITGGVVSSLGKGLMAASLAALLQARGYKVRIRKFDPYLNVDPGTMSPYQHGEVFVTDDGAETDLDLGHYERFTGVSAHQGDNITSGRVYRDIIAKERRGDYLGATVQVIPHVTDAIKQFALADTDGLDFVLCEIGGTVGDIESLPFMEAIRQLRNDLEPMQTLSVHVTLVPYIAAAGELKTKPTQHSVRELAALGIKPDVLLCRAEHEIPDGERQKIANFCNVRKEAVIPALDAPSIYSVPLQYHEEGLDTEVLRGFGITDAPAPDLARWNDVTDRYFNPEGEVTIAVVGKYVGLPDAYKSLNEALVHGGLANRVKVKIDWIDAELFDQEDEDIVARLEPMNAILVPGGFGDRGSEGKIAAVRFAKERNIPFLGICLGMQMACVEAARAAGHAGASSTEFGETDEPVVGIITEWMGKEGLEKRSASTDLGGTMRLGAYEAKLDGNSHVSSVYGGATEISERHRHRYEVNSAYKGALEKDGLIFTGMSPDGLLPEIVERPEHPWFIGVQFHPELKSKPFDPHPLFDGFISAALKQARLV, from the coding sequence ATGGCGCGGTTCATTTTCATTACCGGCGGCGTGGTTTCCTCGCTCGGCAAAGGTCTCATGGCAGCATCGCTTGCTGCCCTCCTGCAGGCGCGTGGCTACAAGGTCCGCATCCGCAAGTTCGATCCCTATCTGAATGTCGATCCGGGCACGATGAGCCCGTATCAGCACGGCGAGGTCTTCGTGACGGACGACGGGGCGGAAACCGACCTCGACCTCGGCCATTACGAGCGGTTCACCGGCGTGTCGGCGCACCAGGGCGACAACATCACCTCCGGCCGCGTGTACCGCGACATCATAGCCAAGGAACGCCGCGGCGATTACCTGGGCGCGACCGTGCAGGTCATCCCGCACGTCACCGATGCCATCAAGCAGTTCGCCCTGGCCGATACGGACGGGCTGGACTTCGTGCTGTGCGAGATCGGCGGCACGGTGGGCGACATCGAGAGCCTGCCCTTCATGGAGGCGATCCGCCAGCTGCGTAACGACCTGGAGCCGATGCAGACGCTGTCGGTCCACGTCACGCTGGTCCCCTACATCGCAGCGGCGGGTGAGCTGAAGACTAAGCCCACCCAGCACTCCGTGCGTGAACTCGCGGCGCTGGGCATCAAGCCCGACGTCCTGCTCTGCCGCGCCGAGCATGAGATCCCGGACGGCGAGCGGCAGAAGATCGCCAATTTCTGCAATGTGCGCAAAGAGGCGGTGATCCCCGCGCTGGACGCACCCAGCATCTATTCCGTGCCGCTGCAATATCACGAGGAAGGCCTCGACACCGAAGTCCTGCGCGGCTTCGGCATCACCGATGCCCCGGCGCCCGACCTGGCGCGCTGGAACGACGTGACGGACCGCTATTTCAACCCCGAAGGCGAAGTCACCATCGCAGTCGTGGGCAAGTACGTCGGCCTGCCCGATGCCTACAAGTCGCTGAACGAGGCGCTGGTCCATGGCGGGCTGGCCAACCGCGTGAAGGTGAAGATCGACTGGATCGATGCCGAGCTGTTCGACCAGGAAGACGAGGATATCGTCGCCCGGCTCGAACCGATGAATGCCATCCTCGTGCCCGGCGGCTTCGGCGACCGGGGCAGCGAGGGCAAGATCGCCGCCGTGCGCTTCGCAAAGGAGCGGAACATCCCATTCCTCGGTATTTGCCTGGGCATGCAGATGGCCTGCGTGGAAGCGGCCCGTGCGGCAGGCCATGCCGGTGCATCCTCGACCGAGTTCGGCGAGACGGACGAGCCGGTGGTGGGCATCATCACCGAATGGATGGGCAAGGAAGGGCTGGAGAAACGCTCGGCCAGCACAGACCTTGGCGGCACGATGCGCCTGGGCGCTTACGAGGCGAAGCTGGATGGCAACAGCCACGTCTCCAGCGTCTATGGCGGAGCGACGGAAATCTCCGAACGCCATCGCCACCGCTACGAGGTGAACTCGGCCTACAAGGGCGCGCTGGAGAAGGACGGCCTGATCTTCACCGGCATGTCACCCGACGGGCTGCTGCCGGAAATCGTGGAGCGTCCGGAGCACCCGTGGTTCATCGGTGTGCAGTTCCACCCGGAACTCAAGAGCAAGCCCTTCGACCCGCACCCGCTGTTCGACGGCTTCATCTCCGCTGCACTGAAGCAGGCACGCCTTGTCTGA
- a CDS encoding DUF1178 family protein has protein sequence MIVFDLSCDSGHAFEAWFRSSSAFADQQARGLVECPHCGSAQVAKAPMAPSVGRKGNQQVAPAKPSAPEKTDKVAGGDLPAEVKDALGKLAEAQAKALKSSTYVGKKFADESRAMHYGEKDAAPIHGEASLADAKELLEEGVTVAPLLVPVAKPDEVN, from the coding sequence ATGATCGTCTTCGACCTGTCCTGCGACAGTGGCCATGCTTTCGAGGCGTGGTTCCGCTCGTCCTCCGCCTTTGCCGACCAGCAGGCGCGCGGACTGGTGGAGTGCCCGCATTGCGGCAGCGCGCAGGTGGCCAAGGCTCCGATGGCGCCATCCGTCGGCCGCAAGGGCAACCAGCAGGTCGCTCCCGCCAAGCCAAGCGCTCCTGAAAAGACCGACAAGGTTGCCGGCGGTGATTTGCCCGCAGAAGTGAAGGACGCGCTCGGCAAGCTGGCCGAGGCGCAGGCGAAGGCGCTCAAGTCCTCCACCTATGTCGGCAAGAAGTTCGCCGATGAAAGCCGCGCCATGCATTACGGCGAAAAGGATGCGGCCCCCATCCACGGCGAAGCAAGCCTTGCCGATGCGAAAGAGCTGCTGGAGGAAGGCGTCACGGTCGCGCCGCTGCTGGTCCCGGTGGCCAAGCCGGACGAGGTGAACTGA